DNA sequence from the Leptospira limi genome:
AGATCATCTAATTCAGATTTGAATGTGGGAGGAAATTTTGGATTTCGATTTCCTCTATTCAATCGTTGGTTAGATAAAAATGAATTTGATAAATCCAAAATTGAAGTGAAACTAGCAAAGTCACAATCTCAATTTTTAAGAGAAAACACCGGATTGTATTTGTTTGAACTAATCCAACAACACAATAATCTAGTTGAATTGTATGATATTTCTCGTGAAAGTAAAAGAATCGCAGAAGAAAATTATCAAATTATGGAAAAAGCATATAAAACAGGTTCGGCATCCATTATTGAATTACAAACAGTCGATAGGCGACTTCGGGATGTAATGCGTAATGAAATCCAAAATCGATATGATTTGATCCAATTAAGACTTCAGATTGGCCTTTTGTTAGGCGATACGATGAAGTTTTTAAATAATTAAAGCCCAATTGGTGGTCTTTCCGAGATTATTTCTTTTTTACCAATCATTCCACACTTTTCTGTTTTCCATTGGTTCAATATTTCATCAGATTTGACTTTGTTTTTATAATGAATGTAAGGTGTAGTAAGGATTGGTGCTAAAAAAATTGGAGAAATTGCTGAATTGAGTAGAGATAGTGTTACCACAAGTCCTAAAGTTAAAGTGTTTTCATCAAAAACTTCAGTTACTTGTCGTTTGGTTTGGAAATAGTATGCCTTACATTCTTCTGTATGATTTGCAGGATGGAACGGAATACTCACACAACCTACTAAAGATAAGATTGTTAGAATTATAGTGAAGATTCTAAGTTTTTTAAACATACATTCACCGCTTCTAAATTTGTTTCTTCGATCATTCTATGAAAGTTTCTAACCTTAAAGAATCCGTAGAGAAATTCTTCTGCATTTCCTTTTTTGATGATAGTTTCTTCTTTTTGCAAATTTTTGTTTAAATAGAGTTTGTAATGAAATTCGACCGAATATTCACCTAACCGATATTGAATGGGCCAGATCGCAGTGAATGGATATAAAGCAGGCCAAGTATACCACCAATTGTATCTGTCTGAAAAGTTTGTTTTCATTTCAACATCGATTGTATAAAAATCTTTAACTTCATTAGGATCCAATTCATTGTAAACCTTTGTGAATATTCCAGAGGATAGTAAATGGCCTTTCCAAGCCATTCGCCATGCATCTGTGTAAACACCTCGATCTGCTGATAGTATTTCAAACTTACCGATGACTATAGGTAAATTTACTTTATTCCTAGAGAGATTGCCATTTTTGGTTGGCGGGGGGACTTGGCGAAGGTCAGCAGAACATTGGAATAAAAGGGATATGATGATAAGGGCGAAGTATTGTTTCATTTTTGGAATCATAAAATAATCACTTTGGTTGAGGAATCAATCCATTTTCTTATTTGGTGAATTGGCCTGTGAGCGCAGCTTCAGCACATTTCATACCATCAATGGCAGCTGATACAATACCACCTGCATACCCTGCACCTTCACCACAAGGATACAATCCGAGAGTCGTAATGTGTTCTAAGGTTTCTGGATTTCTCGGAATCTGAATTGGAGAAGATGTCCGTGTTTCAGGAGCATGGAGGATCGCTTCATTCGTAAAATAACCTTTCATAGAAGAATCAAACTCTTTGAAACCTTTTTGGAGAGCATCTACAATGAGTGGAGGCAGAACTTCCGCTAATGAAACAGAAACAAGCCCTGGAGTATAGGAAGTTTTAGGTAAATCTGAGGATACAATGTTCTTTGTAAAATCGACCATTCGTTGGGCAGGTGCTTTTTGTGTTCCCCCATTGATTGAAAAGGCTTTTTGTTCAATCGATGATTGGTATTGTAAGGCAGAAAAAACTCCAAAGGATTCAAAAGATTTAAAATCATCTAATCGAAGTTCTACGACAATTCCTGAATTGGCTGTTGGTCTAGAACGTTCTGCACTAGACCAACCATTGGTGACTACTTCTCCTGGTTTTGTGGCACATGGTGCAATCACTCCGCCTGGACACATACAAAAACTATAAACACCACGACCATTGATTTGTTTTACTAATGAATATTCAGATGCGGGTAATATAGGATTCTTTGTCTGGCAATGGTACTGGATGGAATCGATTAAACTTTGTGGGTGTTCCACTCGAACACCTACGGCAAGTGGTTTTGTATGAATTTCGATTCCCTTCTCATGTAATAACTGAAATATTTCGCGACCGGAGTGACCCGTTGCAATGATGACTTTTTTTGCCATCCATTTTTGACCATCTGCCGATTTAACTCCAGTGATCGAATTTCCATTCATGATAAGATCAGTGACTCTTGTGTGAAAATGGATTTCTCCACCAGCAGAGAGAATACATTCTCTTATACTCTGAATGATTCTGGGTAGTTTATTTGTTCCAATATGAGGATGAGCGTCGACTAAGATTTGTTTTGTGGCACCAAATGAAACTAAATACTCAAGAACTTTTCGGATATTACCCCTTTTTTTGGATCGAGTATAAAGTTTTCCATCAGAATAAGTTCCAGCACCACCTTCGCCAAAACAATAATTAGAATCTTCATTCACAACATGGTGTACATTGATGCCACGTAGATCAGAAACTCTATCTTTTACATTTTTCCCTCTTTCCAGAATGATTGGCTTTTTACCAAGTTCTAATGCACGCAAGGCGGCAAATAAACCAGCAGGACCTGCTCCAATGATGAGGATTGGTTCTTCCAGTTTTACATTTTGAAAATCAGGAATGGAATATTGAAAAGGTATAAATTCTTCATTGATGTAAACATCTAATCTTAATTGATACACAACTTGTTTTTGTCTTGCATCAATGGACCTAGCTGTACATTCAATATGTTTGATTTCTTGTTTCGGAATTTTATTCTGTTTGGATACAAATTGTAAAAGGTGATCCGGATTGGAGGCTATCTCAGGTGTAACTCGGACATTTAATTCTAATTTCAATGTATTTCACTAAACTCAGTTGATCGATTCAAGAAAAAGAAATCCAATTCAGAAATTGAAGAGAACAATTCTTATGAATTCTGATCTAAGGATTGTTTCATTAATTTGGCAATCGCTTTTTCATTTTCACCAGGCATTCTCTCAAGATTCTCAATCACTCGTAACCTTCGTTCCATTGAGTGGTTTTGGCTTAACTTCTTTTTTCCTTCCATTTCTGTGATTTGAATTCGAAACGGAACAATTCCTTTTTGTAATCCGATCAAATAATCCTTATCAACTTCACTTAGTTTGTAACTCGAGTCGTTAGATTCAAATGTCTCTACGAGTGTTTTTAAACTTTTTTGAATTTCTAGAGGATCTTCCATATAAGTTAAAATCCCTTTGATATGAACTGCGGTATAATTCCATGTAGGAACGGAATGATTGGTTTCATACCAAGAAGGTGAGATGTAAGAATGAGGACCAGAAAATAGACAAAGGACCTCTTGGCTTAGAGAATGTTTCAGAGGATTTGGTTTTGCAAAATGTCCAATCAGAAACTTTTGGTCTTCAGAAAGCAACAGAGGTAAATGAGTCGCTTCCATCTTCCCATCAAGATTTGAGACGAGTATTGCAAATGCATTTTCTTTTACAAAATCAAGTATGGAAGAAGGATCCATTCGAAAATGTTCGGGAATGTACATCACAGTTTACCTCTCTAGAATAGTTTCTTTAATTTGATTTCCAGAAATAGGATAAAAATTCCGTTTCCTCTACAAATCCTTCTTTTTCATATAAGGATCTAGCTTCTTTATTGTGAATCGATGTTGATAATTCTAAGCCTTTTCCTTGGAATGAATTTGTGAAAGATTTTGCTTCATTGATCAACAGTTTGGCGATTCCTTGTTTTCTATTTTCAGATTTAACATATAAATCATTTAGAATGTATGAACGTTGCATCGAAATGGAGGAAAAAACGGGATACAATTGAGTGAACCCTAAAAAATTTCCAGTATTTGGGTCTTCTGCTAGAAATAGAACTGATTGTCCGTGTTCCATTCTGTCTAGTAAATACCGTGAAGCACCTGCTAAATTACTTTTTTGGCCATAAAACTGACGATATAAATCGAATAGTTCTGCGAGTTTGGAAATGTCTTGATAGTTAGCTTGTCTGATTTTCATATTTTAATACCAATGTGAAGCTAATCACTGATAAAACGGCAGTGATAGGTGTAGCCAGTAAAGTTTCTAAATTTGTAACGGCAACTATATTCCCGATTGTATTCATAAAAAATACAGCGGAGATAAATCCGAATATGATACGGATCCATATCGGAACCAAACCATTGTTCATGTATTGTAGGTATAAATAACTACAATACACAAAAAAAACATTAGCAATCAATGATATGCTTTCCATTAGATACATCTCTTCGATCGACTGAAGTCTTCCTCCCCAAAGGTATTGGTAAGGAATTATCTGTAATAACGCAAATATATGAAAGAGTGATGCCAAGGAGAAAATTACAAATAAGATTTTACTTGTGATGGTTCTTGTTTTCTTAGATGGGTTCCACATTTCATTTTCCTAATGATTGCAAATAATAAACATAATCTATTTCTGGAGCGATACCACCTAAATGTGTGATGGCAGCTGTGATTTGTCCCCGATGGTGGGTTCTATGATTCATATTATGTTGAACAACATCACAGTACAATAGTTCGGCTTCGAATCCTCGCATGGTTTTGTAACGAAAGACATTTTGCCAGCTTGAATCATCGAAATTCTGAATCCAACCATTCCACTTTCCAATATGAATTTGGAGTTGTTCTTTTAGCTTGTCCTTATTTGTTTCCAATTCTTCGCCAAGCGATGTTGGAACATAAACTTCACCAGAGAGTCTTGAGAACCATACTTTTTCGACAACTAACAAGTGATTGAGTGTTCCATGGATTGACTTAAA
Encoded proteins:
- a CDS encoding GNAT family N-acetyltransferase, producing the protein MKIRQANYQDISKLAELFDLYRQFYGQKSNLAGASRYLLDRMEHGQSVLFLAEDPNTGNFLGFTQLYPVFSSISMQRSYILNDLYVKSENRKQGIAKLLINEAKSFTNSFQGKGLELSTSIHNKEARSLYEKEGFVEETEFLSYFWKSN
- a CDS encoding NAD(P)/FAD-dependent oxidoreductase yields the protein MKLELNVRVTPEIASNPDHLLQFVSKQNKIPKQEIKHIECTARSIDARQKQVVYQLRLDVYINEEFIPFQYSIPDFQNVKLEEPILIIGAGPAGLFAALRALELGKKPIILERGKNVKDRVSDLRGINVHHVVNEDSNYCFGEGGAGTYSDGKLYTRSKKRGNIRKVLEYLVSFGATKQILVDAHPHIGTNKLPRIIQSIRECILSAGGEIHFHTRVTDLIMNGNSITGVKSADGQKWMAKKVIIATGHSGREIFQLLHEKGIEIHTKPLAVGVRVEHPQSLIDSIQYHCQTKNPILPASEYSLVKQINGRGVYSFCMCPGGVIAPCATKPGEVVTNGWSSAERSRPTANSGIVVELRLDDFKSFESFGVFSALQYQSSIEQKAFSINGGTQKAPAQRMVDFTKNIVSSDLPKTSYTPGLVSVSLAEVLPPLIVDALQKGFKEFDSSMKGYFTNEAILHAPETRTSSPIQIPRNPETLEHITTLGLYPCGEGAGYAGGIVSAAIDGMKCAEAALTGQFTK
- a CDS encoding FMN-binding negative transcriptional regulator yields the protein MYIPEHFRMDPSSILDFVKENAFAILVSNLDGKMEATHLPLLLSEDQKFLIGHFAKPNPLKHSLSQEVLCLFSGPHSYISPSWYETNHSVPTWNYTAVHIKGILTYMEDPLEIQKSLKTLVETFESNDSSYKLSEVDKDYLIGLQKGIVPFRIQITEMEGKKKLSQNHSMERRLRVIENLERMPGENEKAIAKLMKQSLDQNS
- a CDS encoding DinB family protein, which encodes MKDFFLRNNDYHLWATNLLYHSIEKLSDDEYKKDVGLFFKSIHGTLNHLLVVEKVWFSRLSGEVYVPTSLGEELETNKDKLKEQLQIHIGKWNGWIQNFDDSSWQNVFRYKTMRGFEAELLYCDVVQHNMNHRTHHRGQITAAITHLGGIAPEIDYVYYLQSLGK
- a CDS encoding LBF_2127 family putative lipoprotein, producing MKQYFALIIISLLFQCSADLRQVPPPTKNGNLSRNKVNLPIVIGKFEILSADRGVYTDAWRMAWKGHLLSSGIFTKVYNELDPNEVKDFYTIDVEMKTNFSDRYNWWYTWPALYPFTAIWPIQYRLGEYSVEFHYKLYLNKNLQKEETIIKKGNAEEFLYGFFKVRNFHRMIEETNLEAVNVCLKNLESSL